Below is a window of Populus trichocarpa isolate Nisqually-1 chromosome 3, P.trichocarpa_v4.1, whole genome shotgun sequence DNA.
ATAAGTTTTTCCtaataaataccaaatcaataaaaacatacaAGAATGATAAAGACTGAGAAAGATTaggtaataaaaaatttatcataacaTGTTCCAGTTAAGACGTGCTGGGTCTAGCGACAGCTAGACCCAACTTTAGTTAAATTTGGTAGTATGTCAAACTCTAAACATATTGAGTCTGATCATTGTTAAACCTAAAGGTTGTTTGGGTCTAGCACTGTTCATAACTAAAGGTTACTGGGTGTGGCCAGCGCTAGTCCCATATATTGTCGGGTCTGACAGATGATGCAAGACGCCACCCGGGTCTAACATGTGTTGCCAAGCCTGATAGCTTGGCATGATGCACTATTAGGTTAACGGGGTGGGCCTCGCACATGTTTTCTGAAAGTATCGAGCCCAAAGATTTTTGTCATTGGGCATGGCCAGATTCGCAACACTCACATATTCAAGTATAATACTTGAATTTAACGTCATCAATTcaatagatttttatataaaatctcaaaGGATTTACTTCTCAACAAATATGCTTCATTAAACAAGTCTACACTCCGCCAACACCATTAGGTGTATTAAAGTCTTTCATGACTCGTCATGTCTCTATTTTTTTGCCGGATAAGATGAGTGGATTACAACTCAcaatacaacttaaaatatcacaaaagtGAAATTACACTTCAGTCCCTCATCTCCATAAAAAAGACAAGACTCATAGGTTAACAATCTTCATTTTctattgcatatatatttttagagcatCTCTCtggaatattattgtattttttttatagaaaatatatttatttgagcaTTAAAGAGTCCTCACATCCaccaaaaaagattttttataggTACTGGTAGTGGTCACAAGCTACTTTGACCTACCAAACATCAAGTATAAGCTATCAACTACATTGGGCAGGGAGAATTAACGAGGTTATTAAAACcaattgattaatcaattataCAACCTGAGATTTATGTTCTTAAACTACTTTGATTTTTGGGACTTCATCATCCTTTTCGTTCAGAAATTAGTAATGGAATCAATAAATAGCATATTTTCAGGAACATATCAAGCTTTAAAGGTTTAGTCATTGTATCAGCAACTTGCTCCTGCATATGACAATGCACTATCTCTAAAATTCTTAGCCTTGAAGTCCCTTTGGTTTGGCATCATCAATAACCTTCTTTTGTCCTTCTCTGAGTTTTGCTCCTGCTGCTACTGTGGACATCCCTTGTTCTATCAAGCTCCGATACTCACTCAACCGCAAAAAATTCTTTACGACCATACACAAGTGATTGTAGTGTCCATCAAGCTTTGAAATTGTTGGTTGGACAAAGTTACTTTCGGTTGTTATTAtcgttttgtttgttttttgtattttaaaaatatttttttaaaaaattaatttttattttattttatattttgctttaaattaatattttttactgtttttaaattattttgatgcaccgatatcaaaaataatttttaaaaaataaaaaatattattttaatatatttccgagtaaaaaaacactttaaaaaaaaaccacatccACAATCCCAAATAGACTTACATGTTTATGTTTAGAAGATTGTTGCTTCTCAAGTCtagatcaaattataaaaaattatggttaaatctgttttttaaaatatttttcaatctatttttatttataaacaaatttaaattaacatgtttagatattttttaataattttaacatgctaatattaaatgtaaaaaatatttaaaaaaatattttaatatatttttaattacaaattacTTTTGAAAACATCTTCCATCGTATTACGAAAATTGTTACTAATCAGGATTTTCACAATTTCCTTTTTCAGTTTTTACGAATTAGAATGTGGAATTTGGAGACTGCAGCACCAATCTACCCCGGTGAAGAAAaagtccaatttttttttggatttggacAGGAAAACTTTAAACTTTTGTTGCCTAACAAAAAGTCAGTAACAGTTGAAGGCactaaaaaaggagagaaactaGCCAGCCAAGCCCACCTCCACCCTCCACCCTCCACCCTCCACCCTCCACCCCCTTCCCCAGAGAGAGAAGCTAACGATAACGCCAAGCAGACTCACCCATTCCTTACATATATTGATAGAGAGAGTGAGTGAGTGTGAAAGGTACAACCTTTGCATCCATATACaggttagagagagagagagatgaaatgAGGGCTTGCCTTGTCAGCCATTAGAGCTTCAATTCGTAGCTCGGGCCCGACCCTTTTTAATTCACATAAAGACTACACAGTTTTCACTGTTTTTGTTTCAATATCTCATTAGAAAACCATAAAAGATCTCtcccttttccttttgcttgtttatttttttgaaaagcaaataAGAAAGAGAGtgggagaaggaagaaaaaaagatatcttTCTTGCTACAAAATCCTAGGCCTTTTGATCCTAAGATCCCCACCATTTATGCTGAAAGCTGAACTGGGTTGGCTGCAGTTTTCTCTATTGATTCATGAATTCCATGGTTTTTTTAGCCTTATGGTCTCAAGGAGTTACGGGGAACTGGTGCAGTTGTTGCCTTAGTATCTCTTCTTTGACGAGTGATTGGTTATCTGGCTTTAACAGGTATATCTCTCGTTCTTCAATTGTTAGCTTATTCTGTGTGTTGATTTGCTTGCTTAAATTGGCGTCTCTGCTTGTCTGATATGTGAATTCCTGCAGAAATTTTCTCTTTGGTAATTTGGCTTCTTATATTTAGAGTCGTTGCCTTGTTTCTTCTAAATGAGTACTGTTGCTTCTATGTTTGTCCCGGGATTAGGATTTCTATGAATTGTATGTGATTGAATTTCCAGGCTCAAAAAATTCCTACAAACTAAAATTCCACATTAAGAGATTCAACAAACCAAATTCATATTTAGTTTGTGACGTATCATAGCTCTTGAATTCTTTGAATACTGAAACGATTGGTGTTCTTTCTAGTAGTAATTACTTTTCTCTATCATACTCACAGTTGAGTTCCTTTTAACAGGAGAATGGTTTGTTAAAcaatttcttattataaaaaaaataccacaatCGTTTTAGAGTTCCCATTCTTCTTCCAGTTGTTAAATGTTGCACTATTTGGTTGATGCTTGTCATAGatttggttctttgacaattcACAATTGTGATCCAAATTTCTAAAGTATCCCCTGATGTGCAGGTGTTTACATGATGATATTATTCTGAAATTTCAATAAGGTGGAGGGATACCAATATGTCAGCATATTTCAGATCAAGTGGAGTATTTGAATTGGGGCTTGCTGGAATTTTGCTTGTTACCTTCCTATTGATATTTACCACAGAGGGGTTGAATTCTGATGGGCATCACCTCCTAGAGCTGAAGAATGCCCTCCATGACGAGTTCAATCATCTGCAGAATTGGAAGTCCACTGATCAGACACCATGCAGCTGGACTGGCGTGAGTTGCACTTTAGACTATGAGCCTTTGGTCTGGTCTCTTGATTTGAACTCAATGAATCTTTCTGGGACACTGAGCCCCGGTATTGGTGGTTTGGTCAACCTTAGATATTTTGATCTTTCTCACAATGAAATCACCGGAGATATACCTAAAGCGATTGGAAATTGTTCCCTGTTGCAATACTTTTATTTGAATAACAATCAGTTGAGTGGGGAAATTCCTGCTGAACTGGGTAGATTGTCTTTTCTTGAACGTTTGAATATATGCAACAACCAGATATCTGGTTCACTTCCAGAGGAGTTTGGCAGATTGTCTTCATTGGTTGAGTTTGTGGCTTATACCAACAAGCTGACTGGCCCGTTGCCTCGTTCCATAAGGAATCTTAAGAATTTGAAAACAATCCGTGCAGGGCAGAATCAAATTTCTGGTAGTATTCCTGCTGAAATAAGTGGTTGTCAAAGCTTGAAATTGCTTGGTCTTgcccaaaataaaattggagGGGAGCTGCCAAAGGAGCTTGCGATGCTAGGGAACTTAACTGAATTGATTTTATGGGAGAACCAGATCTCGGGGTTAATACCAAAAGAGCTTGGGAACTGTACAAACCTTGAGACACTTGCTCTTTATGCAAATGCCCTTGCTGGACCAATACCAATGGAAATTGGGAACCTGAAGTTTCTGAAAAAGCTGTACCTCTATCGGAATGGATTGAATGGAACTATTCCAAGAGAAATTGGAAATCTTTCAATGGCAACAGAAATCGACTTCTCAGAGAATTTTTTGACTGGCAAGATCCCAACTGAGTTCAGTAAGATAAAGGGTCTACGACTTTTGTACCTCTTCCAGAACCAACTTACTGGTGTCATACCAAATGAGCTTAGTATCTTGAGGAACCTGACTAAGCTTGACCTCTCAATTAATCACCTCACTGGTCCTATTCCTTTTGGGTTTCAATATTTGACTGAAATGCTTCAGTTACAGCTTTTTAACAACTCTCTGAGTGGTGGCATTCCTCAGCGGCTTGGACTTTATAGCCAACTCTGGGTGGTTGATTTTTCAGATAATGATCTGACTGGAAGAATACCTCCTCATCTTTGCCGTCATTCTAATCTGATTTTGCTGAATCTGGATTCTAACAGGCTATATGGAAATATCCCGACTGGGGTCCTGAACTGCCAAACATTGGTACAACTTCGTCTTGTTGGAAATAAGTTTACAGGTGGCTTTCCTTCAGAGTTGTGCAAATTGGTGAACCTTTCTGCTATTGAACTGAACCAGAATATGTTTACTGGTCCACTTCCACCAGAGATGGGGAACTGCCGAAGGTTGCAAAGACTTCATATTGCAAACAATTACTTTACTTCAGAGTTGCCAAAGGAATTAGGTAATCTGTCTCAACTTGTGACTTTTAATGCATCATCAAATTTGCTCACCGGAAAGATTCCACCTGAAGTTGTTAACTGCAAGATGCTTCAACGACTCGATCTCAGCCACAACAGTTTTTCTGATGCTTTACCAGATGAGCTTGGAACTCTTCTTCAATTGGAGCTTCTTAGGCtttcagaaaataaattctCTGGAAATATACCCTTGGCATTAGGAAATCTCTCCCATTTGACTGAATTGCAGATGGGTGGCAACTCATTTTCTGGTCGAATTCCTCCCTCATTGGGCTTGCTTTCAAGCTTGCAGATTGGAATGAATCTCAGTTATAATAGTCTTACTGGCAGCATACCACCAGAGCTTGGCAATCTTAATTTACTGGAATTTCTCCTGCTCAATAACAATCATTTGACCGGTGAGATTCCCAAAACATTTGAAAATCTGTCGAGTTTACTGGGATGCAACTTCTCATACAATGAGCTCACTGGGTCTTTGCCTTCCGGATCACTATTTCAGAACATGGCCATCAGCAGCTTTATTGGAAACAAAGGGCTTTGTGGTGGGCCTCTTGGCTACTGCAGTGGAGATACATCTTCTGGTTCTGTTCCACAGAAAAATATGGATGCTCCTCGAGGTAGGATCATCACAATTGTTGCAGCCGTTGTTGGTGGTGTTTCTCTCATTCTGATTATAGTGATACTATATTTCATGAGACATCCCACTGCGACAGCCTCTTCGGTACATGATAAGGAGAATCCATCTCCAGAATCAAATATCTACTTCCCTCTAAAGGACGGAATCACCTTCCAAGATCTGGTTCAGGCCACCAACAATTTTCATGACAGTTATGTTGTTGGAAGGGGAGCTTGCGGAACAGTTTATAAGGCAGTTATGCGTTCTGGGAAAACCATTGCTGTGAAAAAGCTTGCTTCTGATAGGGAGGGGAGTAGCATTGAGAACAGTTTTCAGGCTGAGATTCTGACTCTCGGAAAGATTAGGCACCGAAATATTGTGAAACTTTATGGCTTCTGCTATCACGAAGGTTCCAATCTGCTTCTTTATGAGTACTTGGCTAGGGGGAGCTTGGGTGAACTGCTTCATGGGCCCTCTTGTAGCTTGGAATGGTCAACTCGATTCATGGTTGCTCTTGGAGCTGCTGAAGGTCTTGCTTATTTACATCATGACTGCAAACCAATTATTATTCACCGTGACATAAAGTCAAATAATATTCTACTAGATGATAACTTTGAAGCCCATGTTGGTGATTTTGGTTTGGCAAAAGTGATTGACATGCCCCAGTCCAAATCCATGTCAGCAGTCGCAGGATCATATGGGTATATTGCACCTGGTGAGCCCTTCCTCAATtcagatttaataaaattatctttcttttgttaatgatggttttatttcttttaaggttgtataagttatttattttcttgatatttctCTGCTGCTGATATAGtttaactaaatgaaaaaagtaGTAGATGTCAACTTTGTTTATCAGAGAAGAAAACTTTCATTTCTGTTATAATACGTTCTTAACATTCACACACCATCTGCTTAGCATAGTCAAACTCAATGGATGTTAGAGAAGAGATATAAGCTTCTAACTTATTCGTGGCTTGCCTCTTATTCACTGCAGAATATGCGTACACAATGAAAGTTACTGAAAAATGTGACATCTATAGCTATGGAGTTGTTCTATTGGAGTTGCTAACTGGAAAAACTCCTGTACAGCCACTAGATCAAGGAGGTGATCTTGTCACATGGGCGAGACATTATGTTCGGGACCATTCATTGACATCCGGGATACTAGATGATCGATTGGACCTTGAAGACCAAAGCACTGTTGCTCACATGATTAGTGCATTGAAAATTGCTCTACTTTGCACGAGTATGTCACCTTTTGATCGGCCATCGATGCGGGAAGTTGTGTTGATGCTTATTGAGTCTAACGAGAGAGAAGGTAATTTGACTCTGTCTTCGACTTATGATTTTCCGTGGAAAGATGATATTTCACGAAAATAGGTGACCATTTCCCAGATTTTATTAACTGAGATGGTTTTTCGGTGCTGATTCTTCCTGATATGATTTGCAACAGCAAGTGATTACATCATgtacatttttttataagaaaagatCCTTACCTTTTCCGTTATGGCTCATGAGGGTAATTGATGTTACTCTCAAAATCTGTATTTTGTCTTGCAATCAGTATAGGCTCGACCTTTTGTACAGATAGAAGTACCAACCTCCCATACATGTATTTTACAGATCTTGATGTGATAAAGTTTCATGAGTACTCACCAAATACCAGTTCCTGTTATTTCTTctgtcattaattttaattttttaagctaTATATAGCTATAAAGTCTGAATTGTAGCTACTGTTACTCTCTATCTCCTCTGATTATAATTTACGAGGTTAACATAACTTTCTGATGGTGTTGGTTGCTATGGTGAAATCTTACTAAATGTCCCTTCATATATGGATGCGAGAAGCGATTCTTTAGACATTGCTTTCCAAATTTCTTATATGGGCATGCCTGTAGCCAGATTGAAGAGGTGGACTTGGTAAACCAACTTCAATGGAGAAATGGGTAATTTGAATGGACTCTTAGTTTAAATAGTAATGGCTACTTGATAGGTATTAAGAGATTATGAATTCAATCATTGTCACTTGGTTTCTCTGTAGATTTACAGGAAAAGATGGAAAATAACACAGCAAAAATGGGTAaccatgaaagaaaaagaaaataacaagcaAGCAATATTATTGCAATTATGTCTTCCTTATtatttatgattgtttattGAATTGGAAAACTTCCATTACCACTGATACGCCCGATTCCAATTGCTGTTCCCGTTGCTAGAATCGAACCCATCCTCCCTGACAGGCCACATGAAATGCTTTCTGCTGCATCTGTTCTCGTCTCTTTTTGCACTAAATGCATCAATATCTGTTTTAAGGTGGAACTGTTGTTTCCGAGACAGATATTGGACTCCGAGGTCCTTGCTTTTTGTCCTTGCAGTGAACCATCAATTTGTTTGCCGGGTCACCAGGCAAGTCATTAAATCGAtggatattaattattaatcaataaaaaagaaattaaaaactacaCAACCATTTGTTATCAAACTGTTATCTCATTGACAACCAAAACTCTGTgatacaaatattatattcatcaTATTGTATGTACATGCTTATTTTCCAAACAAATTCAACGACAATAACACAAGTAATCTATGGATATAAATGCATTCGGTACGAGAATAGAAACTAAAAATCACTCAGTTTCCCATCTGTATTTTCTCACCCACTTGGCTTTATCCCAGCTAATAAAGAACCCATCTTCTTCCACCATCCAAAACAGAGTTTCATGATTCCCATCTCTACGAGGTTGAAATGCATGCCAGGATGCAAAAAATCTTTCCCAGATAGCTACACAGTAGTGTAGCTTCCTCTTTGACACCCTCCATTTGTAGACTTCACCATTAACGAGTGACTGCTCTCCGATATCAATATTGTTGGATGAGCAGCTGACATTCATTGCTTTTGAGCTTTTAGGCAAGGCATTGATAACGTAAACAGTGGGTAAAGGATGGTCATCATGCTCATTTGTTGTTGCAGTACTCAAAAAGCACAGTTGGAGaacaaggaagagaagaaagttGATCCAAGAAGTCATCATTTTGTTAGGACTGGTGCTCTGCCTGATTAGTCTGCTATCCTTTTTATAAGAACTTTGAAATATTGGAATTAATCTTgaagttttaagaaaatataaaactgaGTTTATTTAAATagtgagtttaaaaaaaatgcatgaatgaTTGTTTCCACTAGAATAAAAAAGTTTAGTCAATGTACTCGTCGTGGGATTAGAAACTTagcaataatttcttttttgttaagtaTATATAAAGATTTAGTTATTAAATCGAGACAGACAAATATAGATAAAGAAGATATGTTTCTTtcgtatcttttattttttttttaaaaaaagtagaaatccattcaaatatcatcataaaatatatttattttattttcatttcctgTCTTTCTAATCAAACATATTTCTATATCttgtgtatcttttttttttcaattacacccTCCATTCAAGGAAGGAAAGagacatttccttttctttttgtgcggCTCTGTATGTTGTTGATTAAAGGATAAGTACCGTTTTGAAATCATaattcttatataattaaatattaattctcCCAGACAAAACTTTCCCGGCATGCGGTTCGAATCACTCAAGTGTTCATGGATAAAGGGACCGTAACCATGATTCCATGATGACAGTCTAAATAGTTATACCTAACGGGCTAACACCAACGAAGAACAAGTGGAGTAATCTCTTATGGGACGAAGAAACACCAATTAAATATCCAGGGATTGTTGGGGAGGTGGGTTGCTAAGACAGTGGAAATTAAGGTAGGCATATGCAATTATGATCCTGCGGAGTTAAAGTTGGGCTCAATTTAGCATGGATGGGTTACTAAAGAAAAGTCATCCAAGAGCATATGGAGGGGGCTCTCAATGCTGCCGTCTCTGGGCGTTTCTGTGCTGATGGTGAAACTGCTATTCATTTTACTGTGAAGGAAATATGTTCAAAGGGAAGGGAGTTTCTGTGCTGATTTGCTCGCAAATATTGGAGCGAGTGGGAACTGTGCATCAGTTGTTTTTCACCATTTTCACCTCCTGGTCCTGCGTGGTGGAGTTTGCTCTGGGCGGATTTTTGTGCCTCAGCTATATTGCGTGTAAGGAAATGCAGTAAAAGTTAATAGATTGAGGTTAAGTATAACTTAAGTATGCATAAACTTCACCCataaaaaatagcttttttatttaaaaataaatataaaaaagtaagagATTAATGTCTAGattcttattaatttattttccagaTATACAAGTTATGTAATTTGTTTTACATACTTAACATTAAATCGGTAGATATGGCAGATTTTAATGAATCATGATACCAAGTTTTTTGGGTACCCAAGATCTTATACtgtaaatcatatatattatcgCCGAAATTGTAGTATATATTGTCTTATAATATAATGACCTTAATATTAATCATAagtaataataactaaaaaaaatatgttaatcatATAAATCAATCCGAtagtttgatatttaaaaaaatattatttttaaataaatatattttataaagtacAATATTTGAACCGATTGAAGATAAGTTTTTGGAATAATCTTACACCTATAAATCGAAAAGACtaggaaataagaaaaaaaatgagaaaattagtaatattttattaattattccaaAAACTCACTTTAAAAAACCTAGAACGATAGTAATGAAATATCACttagttattatattaacatTATATAATTTCTTCTTAATTACCATAAAGTTTTCGTGACGATGATTAAAGCAAGTCAAACCTGCTCCCATACCTGTCCTCTAATTCCGATCAAATTAAATCCAGTCCGATTGGGGctgttaatataattttattttatttttgtcataggagtttattttatatataaaataaaggttcggattaattttgttttttaaaaggagACGCTACTgttaattcatttttgttttattaacgtgggtgtctggatCAACTTGcgcatacctcgactaatcatATGAGTCataaattaacgatcatgtaagccgtCAGTGGTCATGATTTATAAGgttttgtgagactcgaactaatGAATTTTAGAAAGCAAATCTAGAACCTGACCAGTCGCTGCTACACCCCCTCATGATTCTATTAACCATTTTATTGACCCTGTACATGTTAGTTAACACATTAAAGagattcataattaaattttagaattgcAATTCCAACATGTGAGAGTAGGCAACGAGTAGCCATGAACACACCTTTTAATATCCCTTTCGTTCCTTGCTTACCAAGGCATTGTTTCTTGGGTTATGAAAGATACGAGAAAACATCATTGAAAAGGGGAGAGGATAGAGGAAGGGTCGACAGTCTAGCCatattttaactataaaaagcTTGATTTTAGCGCTATTTGATTTGTATTGGAGATAGCAGTTCAATGAAAGTTATGGTTCTGATCTTTGGAtatactgaaaaaaatatatcaggctcataattgttttttaatttgattgaattttttatttttaaaataattaaaaaatattttgaggttAAAAGAGGCTTATCATAGTTCATAAAagcaataaaatgattttaaaatgttttcaagtaaaaataaattgaatttgagtttttttcaatccaagttaaaaatattaagtaatactctaaaaggtGCGGGAAAACTACTATAGTTTTCCCATGCCTTTCACTTTCCtatctttaatatattatattattataattattatattatattataatatatactaaaaattaaatgaaatgctaaattttttttgagtttttttgttttttttaatgaaattttttgtttgatcctgggtttgatgggttagtCTGGTTTGACGcgttaacttgaatttttttttaattaatttttttcatttagtttagtttgttattgttaaatttttttatatttaattatcagattttcatgacacgtatcccggacttgacgggttaacccaattaattttgggtaaacccgtcaattatttttttctatttagttatcagattttcatgacacgtatcccggacttgacgggttaacctggtttgaagggttaacccagttaatttagatttttttctttttctttattagtttttttcttcctattggttttttttcctttgttttttttaattaatctatttaattatcacacttttatgacacaacTTTATAGCTCGACCCACATTCAATGCTCTAGGGTCCGGTGTTGCGGCCAGGCTCACTTAAACttaagtcatgtaagtttaatgttattattaatattataaatagtatTCTTAAgtcaagcgttgcagctagacccaaggcttttgggtatatctttgcagaaagacctaacactcttagatcttagcattttttgatatttttttatgcaagaaaaaaaaaattaacccgtggcgtatgcctttgttttttttttttcctttttaagccttttactttGAATAGCACAGTGCAATCTACAGTGAAAAAGCTTAtgcttttagtttatttttttctatagttttttaatattaaattttttctgtttaattatcatgctttcatgacacggatcccaggtttgatggtttaacccagttgattcagatttttttttctttttcttcattagttttttccttcctgtaggtatttttctctttgctttttcctttttaattaatcttttttttaaaaaaattagtttattaatattaaatcttttttctatttagttattacactttcatgacacaaattCCAAGTTTGAccggttaacctgatttgacaagttaatccaattgattcagatttttttttcttttttctcattagttttttttctttctattggtttttctttctttgttttttttctttttaattaatttatttaattatcacacttttatgacacgaccttgcaacCATACCTacatccaatgctattgggtctggtattgcagccaaacccacttaaacttgggtaatgcaagtttaatgttattattaatattataaatattactcttaggtcagacgTTGCAGCCAAACTCAAGACTCTTAGGTAtagctttgcagaaagacctaacacttttaaatcttaattattttttattttttttacgcaAAACAAATTAACTCGCGGtatcgcgcgggtcatgtaactagtaacTATGAATTACATGTTgcttgatcaatttttttttaaaaaaagtcgaAACaacccttgatttttttacttttgtttttaaatattttttaaaatagcaatAAATATTTTGGGTAGTACctccaaaagtttattttattgtaatttatacataatttcttttcctgctaaatttaaaattgatgagttatatttgtattatgcatttataagaacaaaaataatatgtatttagcaaccaatatagattaaaaaaaataaaaaataaaaaagatgatttaagtaaaatatttgcATTTATATCTATCTTTTACTATTTACATgagaaaattaactttttacTCTTATCTTTAATTaccattcaaaattaatttatcaagtaatacaattttttaatttattatattaaacacAAACATATCTTTCCATTTCTTaggtaaaaaaattcatgatattaaaaaaacaaatccataatGACAGTGTCTTCTTATCTTGCATTCAAAATCAATTCGAAATACTATGCACAGTGCAGTACGGTTACATCAAATAATACAAGTAGcaataacaataaatttattattattattattattattattagatagAATTGTATGTGCTAGATTAATGCACTTGCTCCGACACTACAGCAAACACGAACATAAGAAATCACTCAGTTTCCCATGGATCTTCCAGCACCCAACTGGCTTTATCCCAGCTACGATAGAACCCATCTTTCTTCACCAACCAATACACA
It encodes the following:
- the LOC7481241 gene encoding probable leucine-rich repeat receptor-like protein kinase At2g33170 — protein: MSAYFRSSGVFELGLAGILLVTFLLIFTTEGLNSDGHHLLELKNALHDEFNHLQNWKSTDQTPCSWTGVSCTLDYEPLVWSLDLNSMNLSGTLSPGIGGLVNLRYFDLSHNEITGDIPKAIGNCSLLQYFYLNNNQLSGEIPAELGRLSFLERLNICNNQISGSLPEEFGRLSSLVEFVAYTNKLTGPLPRSIRNLKNLKTIRAGQNQISGSIPAEISGCQSLKLLGLAQNKIGGELPKELAMLGNLTELILWENQISGLIPKELGNCTNLETLALYANALAGPIPMEIGNLKFLKKLYLYRNGLNGTIPREIGNLSMATEIDFSENFLTGKIPTEFSKIKGLRLLYLFQNQLTGVIPNELSILRNLTKLDLSINHLTGPIPFGFQYLTEMLQLQLFNNSLSGGIPQRLGLYSQLWVVDFSDNDLTGRIPPHLCRHSNLILLNLDSNRLYGNIPTGVLNCQTLVQLRLVGNKFTGGFPSELCKLVNLSAIELNQNMFTGPLPPEMGNCRRLQRLHIANNYFTSELPKELGNLSQLVTFNASSNLLTGKIPPEVVNCKMLQRLDLSHNSFSDALPDELGTLLQLELLRLSENKFSGNIPLALGNLSHLTELQMGGNSFSGRIPPSLGLLSSLQIGMNLSYNSLTGSIPPELGNLNLLEFLLLNNNHLTGEIPKTFENLSSLLGCNFSYNELTGSLPSGSLFQNMAISSFIGNKGLCGGPLGYCSGDTSSGSVPQKNMDAPRGRIITIVAAVVGGVSLILIIVILYFMRHPTATASSVHDKENPSPESNIYFPLKDGITFQDLVQATNNFHDSYVVGRGACGTVYKAVMRSGKTIAVKKLASDREGSSIENSFQAEILTLGKIRHRNIVKLYGFCYHEGSNLLLYEYLARGSLGELLHGPSCSLEWSTRFMVALGAAEGLAYLHHDCKPIIIHRDIKSNNILLDDNFEAHVGDFGLAKVIDMPQSKSMSAVAGSYGYIAPEYAYTMKVTEKCDIYSYGVVLLELLTGKTPVQPLDQGGDLVTWARHYVRDHSLTSGILDDRLDLEDQSTVAHMISALKIALLCTSMSPFDRPSMREVVLMLIESNEREGNLTLSSTYDFPWKDDISRK